One window of the Reyranella humidisoli genome contains the following:
- a CDS encoding formate dehydrogenase subunit delta, producing the protein MSAEKLVTMANQIGRFFTPQRRLDAPSAIATHLLKFWPPSMRDAIVAHLDAGGEGLDPAVREALLHLKDCRS; encoded by the coding sequence ATGTCGGCGGAAAAACTGGTGACGATGGCCAACCAGATCGGCAGGTTCTTCACCCCTCAGCGGCGCCTGGACGCTCCATCGGCCATCGCCACGCACCTCCTGAAGTTCTGGCCGCCTTCCATGCGAGACGCCATCGTCGCCCATCTCGACGCGGGTGGGGAGGGGCTCGACCCTGCGGTGCGCGAAGCCCTCCTCCACCTCAAGGACTGCCGGTCGTAG